From Syngnathoides biaculeatus isolate LvHL_M chromosome 19, ASM1980259v1, whole genome shotgun sequence, a single genomic window includes:
- the sec61g gene encoding protein transport protein Sec61 subunit gamma has translation MDQVMQFVEPSRQFVKDSIRLVKRCTKPDRKEFQKIAMATAIGFAIMGFIGFFVKLIHIPINNIIVGG, from the exons ATGGACCAGGTAATGCAGTTTGTTGAGCCCAGTCGGCAGTTCGTCAAAGACTCCATAAGGCTGGTAAAGAGATGCACAAAACCCGACAGAAAAG AATTCCAGAAAATTGCAATGGCCACAGCGATTGGGTTCGCCATCATGGGTTTTATTGGATTCTTTGTTAAACTGATCCACATCCCCATCAACAACATCATTGT CGGCGGTTAA
- the zgc:112332 gene encoding retinol dehydrogenase 12: protein MMMKMMVMMMMTQTGKRPIVHLFLKGCQPVFDEVGICSGGAKMNCRAVCCNRWSSEERLDGKTVIITGANTGIGKETARDLAARGARVIMACRDRERAEEARSEILEDTGNENVVVRKLDLSDCRSIRAFAELINKEEKQVNILINNAGIMMCPYSKTADGFEMQFGVNHLGHFLLTYLLLDLIKVSAPARVIVVASVAHNWTSLRLDDLNSESSYDTVKAYGQSKLANVLFARALAKKLKETGVSVFSLHPGVVQSDLWRHQHPCIQVAVKIFRIFTKTTVEGAQTTIYCAVQPGLEGQSGGYFSDCAPARCSRSASDDVLAQELWESSCGMLGITWP, encoded by the exons atgatgatgaagatgatggtgatgatgatgatgacgcaaACTGGGAAGAGACCGATTGTTCATCTCTTCCTTAAGGGTTGCCAACCGGTGTTTGATGAGGTGGGAATTTGTAGCGGCGGAGCAAAAATGAACTGCAG GGCTGTGTGCTGTAACCGGTGGTCATCTGAGGAGAGGCTGGACGGCAAAACGGTCATCATCACAGGAGCAAACACAGGCATAGGCAAGGAAACTGCTAGAGACCTGGCAGCAAGAG gtGCCCGCGTCATCATGGCATGCAGAGACCGGGAAAGAGCAGAGGAAGCAAGATCAGAGATTTTGGAAGACACTGGTAATGAGAATGTGGTTGTCAGGAAACTGGATCTCTCTGACTGCAGGTCCATTCGAGCCTTTGCTGAGCTCATCAACAAAG AGGAGAAGCAAgtcaatattttgataaacaACGCAGGGATTATGATGTGTCCGTACTCCAAGACGGCAGATGGCTTTGAAATGCAATTTGGAGTCAACCATTTGG GTCACTTCCTGTTGACGTACCTGCTGCTGGACCTGATCAAAGTGTCAGCTCCGGCTCGGGTCATCGTGGTGGCATCGGTGGCTCACAACTGGACGAGCCTTCGGTTGGACGACCTGAATAGTGAGAGCAGCTATGACACTGTGAAGGCCTATGGACAGAGCAAACTGGCCAATGTCCTCTTTGCACGAGCCCTTGCCAAAAAGTTGAAAG AAACAGGGGTCAGCGTGTTCTCTCTACACCCGGGGGTGGTGCAATCGGACCTGTGGAGGCACCAGCACCCTTGTATCCAAGTGGCTGTGAAGATCTTCAGAATCTTCACCAAGACAACCGTGGAGGGAGCTCAGACCACCATCTACTGCGCTGTGCAGCCTGGTCTGGAGGGCCAGAGCGGAGGCTACTTTAG CGACTGCGCCCCAGCAAGGTGCTCCAGAAGTGCCTCAGATGATGTTTTGGCCCAGGAGCTGTGGGAGAGCAGCTGTGGCATGCTTGGCATTACCTGGCCGTGA
- the si:dkey-73n8.3 gene encoding retinol dehydrogenase 12 has protein sequence MQAIRSLIMPKWSSDVCLNGKTAVVTGANTGIGKETAKDLAARVARVILACRDMAKGEQAARDIMRDVPCAKVVARHLDLADTKSICQFAENIYNTEKALHYLINNAGVAICPYSTTVDGFETQFGVNHLGHFFLTFLLLDLLKHSAPSRVITVSSIAHLMGRIQFDDLGGENNYYPTRAYAQSKLANVLFTRELAKRTEALGVMAYSVDPGAVNTEITRHVGRPMADFIRMFSSLLKTPEEGAYTTIYCVVTSESELLNGGHYKDCAYSKGCWAGRDDGTALKLWAVSCQLLGIRWR, from the exons ATGCAAGCTATAAG GTCTCTGATTATGCCGAAGTGGTCATCTGATGTTTGCCTGAACGGGAAGACTGCTGTCGTAACTGGTGCCAACACAGGAATCGGCAAAGAGACTGCAAAGGATCTGGCTGCCAGAG TTGCAAGGGTGATTCTGGCGTGCAGGGACATGGCAAAGGGGGAGCAGGCAGCTCGAGACATCATGAGGGATGTGCCATGCGCCAAAGTCGTTGCTAGGCATTTGGATCTGGCAGACACAAAATCCATCTGCCAGTTTGCCGAGAATATCTACAACA ctGAGAAAGCTCTGCACTACCTGATCAACAACGCCGGTGTGGCTATTTGCCCTTACTCCACCACCGTGGACGGCTTTGAGACACAGTTTGGAGTCAATCACTTGG GTCATTTTTTCCTGACTTTCCTGCTGCTGGACTTGCTCAAGCATTCTGCCCCTTCCCGGGTCATCACCGTTTCCTCGATTGCTCATTTAATGGGCAGAATCCAATTCGATGACCTGGGTGGTGAAAACAACTACTACCCAACGCGGGCCTATGCTCAGAGCAAGTTGGCTAACGTTCTGTTTACCAGGGAGCTGGCCAAGCGGACAGAGG CATTAGGAGTGATGGCTTACTCAGTGGACCCTGGCGCCGTCAACACCGAGATCACCAGGCACGTTGGGAGGCCGATGGCAGACTTCATCCGAATGTTTTCCTCTCTGCTCAAGACCCCAGAGGAGGGTGCCTACACCACCATCTACTGCGTGGTGACTTCTGAGAGCGAGCTGCTCAACGGGGGGCACTACAA GGACTGCGCTTATTCAAAGGGTTGCTGGGCAGGTCGAGACGATGGCACCGCTTTAAAGCTGTGGGCCGTCAGCTGCCAGCTACTGGGCATCCGCTGGAGATGA